A single Tenacibaculum sp. 190524A02b DNA region contains:
- a CDS encoding glycosyltransferase family 9 protein: protein MGDVAMTVPVIRAFIAKNNNVKITVLTRAFFAPFFSEFDNVEVFIPDLKGKHKGILGLVKLHKELMELGVDCVADLHNVLRSNVLVTLFKLRGIPCVQLDKGRNEKKQLIVKKSNKILKPLKSMHVRYSDVFSKLGFTIDIETIVDVKKTEIPSFIKERIATKKIIGLAPFAAYESKSLPIDKLQELIKNLANIDEVTILLIGGGNKEKVILDGLANNYDNIISIVGKGSFKEELDLISNLNVMIAMDSGNGHIAAMYNVPVITIWGVTHPYLGFTPYNQPKENQILPDLQKYPLIPTSVYGKDYPDGYLECFNTIDVQTIVSRVKKYI, encoded by the coding sequence ATGGGAGACGTTGCTATGACTGTACCAGTTATCAGAGCTTTCATTGCAAAAAATAACAATGTTAAAATAACAGTTTTAACCCGTGCCTTTTTTGCCCCTTTTTTTAGTGAATTTGATAATGTTGAGGTTTTTATACCCGATTTAAAAGGTAAACATAAAGGCATTTTAGGATTGGTAAAACTCCATAAGGAGTTAATGGAGTTAGGTGTTGATTGTGTTGCAGATTTGCATAATGTTTTACGCTCTAATGTCCTTGTAACCTTATTTAAATTAAGAGGTATACCTTGCGTTCAGTTAGATAAAGGGAGAAACGAAAAGAAACAACTTATAGTTAAGAAATCTAACAAAATTCTAAAACCACTAAAATCAATGCACGTCAGATATTCTGATGTTTTTAGTAAGTTAGGGTTTACTATTGATATAGAAACTATTGTAGATGTTAAAAAGACTGAGATTCCTAGTTTTATTAAAGAGAGAATTGCTACAAAAAAAATAATAGGTTTAGCCCCTTTTGCAGCTTATGAAAGTAAGTCCTTACCAATTGATAAATTACAAGAGCTAATAAAAAATCTAGCGAATATTGATGAAGTAACTATTCTACTTATTGGAGGCGGAAATAAGGAAAAAGTAATTTTAGATGGCTTAGCAAACAACTACGATAATATAATTTCAATTGTAGGAAAGGGAAGTTTTAAAGAAGAACTTGACTTGATAAGTAATTTAAATGTTATGATAGCAATGGATTCAGGAAATGGACATATTGCAGCTATGTATAACGTTCCCGTAATAACAATTTGGGGTGTAACACATCCTTATTTAGGGTTTACTCCCTATAATCAACCAAAAGAGAATCAAATACTACCAGATTTACAAAAATATCCATTAATTCCAACTTCAGTTTATGGGAAAGATTACCCTGATGGTTACCTAGAGTGTTTCAATACAATTGATGTTCAGACTATAGTTTCAAGAGTAAAAAAATATATTTAA
- the infB gene encoding translation initiation factor IF-2: MAEGNIRLNKVLRELNISLDRAIEHLAKHGYDVEARPTTKISNPEYQVLLDGFQTDKSKKVASKEVSEEKRKEKEAIRQQLEAEQEKKRQVDEAKKQEVLKAKAAKLELKTVGKIDIKTGKEAVETPKKEVKKPEPVETPVQEQPKKEEKKEITSPPTKKVEKTEVVKNENKPSPKKDNNSNKPPVETKSPKVETPKTVEGNTVKKGIDKAVEQIQTQRNKKVEKPKQVTKQAEVTPENAEKIKTQYKKLDGPKITGQKIDLKQFERPKKKKPDPKNDNKNDGDRRKRKRISKPNTGTDNKSQQGQGQNRGGGQNRGGGQNRPGGQNRGGGQNRGGNNRGNHRGRRPVVQKEELTEAEIQKQVRETLEKLQGKSNKGKGAKYRRDKRDQHRQQAEAELKAQQEESKVLKVTEFVTVSEVATMMDKPVTDIISACMMLGMMVTMNQRLDAETLQIVAEEFNYKVEFVGAEVEESIEEVEDKPEDLATRAPIITVMGHVDHGKTSLLDYIRKANVIAGESGGITQHIGAYGVTLDDGQKIAFLDTPGHEAFTAMRARGAQVTDLVIIVIAADDDVMPQTKEAISHAQAADVPIIFAINKIDKPNANPDNIKTQLSSMNLLVEDWGGNIQSQDISAKTGQGVDELLEKVLLEAEVLELKANPDKNAVGTVVEAQLDKGRGYVSTILVQAGTLRIGDYLLAGKHSGKVRAMFDERGNKVKEAGPSTPVSILGLDGAPQAGDKFNVFDDEREAKQIAAKRSQLQREQSVRTQKTLTLDEIGRRIALGDFKELNIILKGDVDGSVEALTDSFQKLSTEEIQVNILHKGVGAITESDVLLATASDAIIVGFNVRPQGNARTVADKEEVDIRTYSIIYDAINDLKDAMEGMLSPEMREEVLGNVEIREVYKISKIGNIAGCMVMSGKITRDAKVRIIREGIVVHDGLLASLKRFKDDVKEVTKGYDCGLQIKGYNDIKEGDTIEAYTEVAVKKKLK; this comes from the coding sequence ATGGCTGAAGGCAACATAAGACTAAACAAAGTTTTAAGAGAATTAAATATTTCTTTAGATAGAGCTATAGAACACTTAGCTAAACATGGCTATGATGTTGAAGCTCGTCCTACCACTAAAATATCTAATCCGGAATATCAAGTACTTCTTGACGGATTCCAAACAGATAAATCTAAAAAGGTAGCTTCTAAAGAAGTAAGTGAAGAGAAACGAAAAGAGAAAGAAGCTATTCGTCAGCAACTAGAAGCAGAACAAGAAAAGAAAAGGCAAGTTGACGAAGCTAAAAAACAAGAAGTATTAAAAGCCAAAGCAGCTAAGTTAGAACTTAAAACTGTAGGTAAAATTGATATTAAAACAGGTAAAGAAGCTGTAGAAACTCCTAAGAAAGAAGTTAAGAAACCTGAACCTGTAGAAACTCCTGTACAAGAGCAACCAAAAAAGGAAGAAAAGAAAGAGATTACTTCTCCTCCTACTAAAAAGGTAGAAAAAACTGAAGTTGTTAAAAACGAAAATAAGCCTTCACCAAAAAAAGACAACAACAGTAACAAACCTCCGGTTGAAACTAAATCACCAAAAGTTGAAACACCTAAAACTGTGGAAGGAAACACTGTAAAAAAGGGTATTGATAAAGCCGTTGAGCAGATTCAAACACAACGTAACAAAAAAGTTGAAAAACCTAAACAAGTTACAAAACAAGCCGAAGTAACACCTGAAAATGCTGAAAAAATAAAAACTCAGTACAAAAAGTTAGACGGCCCAAAAATAACTGGTCAAAAGATTGATTTAAAACAATTTGAAAGACCTAAGAAGAAAAAGCCAGACCCTAAAAACGATAATAAGAACGACGGAGATAGAAGGAAGCGTAAGAGAATTAGTAAACCTAATACTGGTACTGACAATAAATCACAACAAGGTCAAGGACAAAATCGAGGTGGTGGTCAAAACCGTGGTGGTGGACAAAATCGCCCAGGTGGACAAAACCGTGGTGGCGGACAAAATAGAGGTGGAAATAATCGTGGAAACCATAGAGGTAGGAGGCCTGTTGTTCAAAAGGAAGAATTAACAGAAGCTGAAATCCAAAAACAAGTTAGAGAAACTTTAGAAAAGCTTCAAGGTAAATCTAACAAAGGAAAAGGAGCAAAATACCGTCGTGATAAAAGAGATCAACACCGTCAACAAGCCGAAGCTGAGCTTAAAGCACAACAAGAAGAAAGCAAGGTATTAAAAGTAACAGAATTTGTTACTGTTAGTGAAGTTGCTACCATGATGGACAAACCAGTAACAGATATTATATCTGCTTGTATGATGCTTGGTATGATGGTAACAATGAACCAACGATTAGATGCAGAAACACTTCAAATAGTTGCTGAAGAATTTAATTATAAAGTAGAATTTGTTGGTGCTGAAGTTGAGGAATCTATTGAAGAGGTAGAAGATAAACCTGAAGACTTAGCAACAAGAGCACCTATTATTACTGTAATGGGACATGTTGATCATGGTAAAACATCTTTACTTGATTACATCCGTAAAGCTAATGTAATTGCAGGTGAAAGCGGTGGAATTACACAGCATATTGGAGCGTATGGAGTAACACTTGATGATGGTCAAAAAATAGCTTTTTTAGATACACCTGGTCACGAAGCCTTTACGGCAATGCGTGCACGTGGAGCACAAGTAACCGATTTAGTTATTATTGTAATTGCTGCTGATGATGATGTAATGCCTCAAACTAAGGAAGCAATATCTCATGCTCAAGCTGCAGATGTTCCAATTATTTTTGCCATTAATAAGATAGATAAGCCTAATGCTAACCCTGACAATATTAAAACTCAATTATCTTCTATGAATTTATTAGTAGAAGATTGGGGAGGAAATATTCAGTCACAAGATATTTCTGCTAAAACAGGACAAGGTGTTGATGAACTTTTAGAAAAAGTTCTTTTAGAAGCTGAAGTATTAGAACTAAAAGCTAACCCAGATAAAAATGCAGTAGGAACTGTTGTAGAAGCACAACTAGATAAAGGTCGTGGTTATGTTTCTACAATATTAGTACAGGCTGGTACTTTAAGAATAGGAGACTATCTACTAGCTGGTAAACATAGTGGTAAAGTAAGAGCTATGTTTGATGAGCGTGGTAATAAAGTTAAAGAAGCAGGTCCTTCTACTCCTGTATCAATTCTTGGTTTAGATGGAGCTCCACAAGCTGGTGATAAGTTTAATGTATTTGATGATGAGAGAGAGGCTAAGCAAATAGCTGCTAAACGTTCTCAATTACAACGTGAACAATCTGTAAGAACTCAGAAAACGTTAACATTAGATGAAATTGGACGTCGTATTGCTTTAGGTGACTTTAAAGAGCTTAACATTATCCTTAAAGGAGATGTGGATGGTTCTGTAGAAGCCTTAACTGATTCTTTCCAGAAATTATCTACTGAAGAAATTCAAGTGAATATACTTCATAAAGGAGTTGGTGCAATTACTGAATCAGACGTGTTATTAGCAACAGCTTCTGATGCTATTATTGTTGGATTTAATGTTCGTCCTCAAGGAAATGCTAGAACGGTGGCTGATAAGGAAGAAGTTGACATCAGAACATACTCAATTATCTATGATGCTATCAACGACTTGAAAGATGCAATGGAAGGAATGTTATCTCCTGAAATGAGAGAAGAAGTTCTTGGTAATGTTGAAATTAGGGAAGTTTATAAGATTTCTAAAATTGGTAACATTGCGGGTTGTATGGTAATGAGTGGTAAAATCACTAGAGATGCTAAAGTTCGAATAATTAGAGAAGGAATTGTAGTACATGATGGTTTATTAGCTTCTTTAAAGCGTTTCAAAGACGATGTTAAAGAAGTTACTAAAGGATACGATTGTGGTCTTCAAATTAAAGGTTATAACGACATTAAAGAAGGAGATACTATCGAGGCTTACACAGAAGTTGCTGTTAAGAAGAAACTTAAATAA
- a CDS encoding thymidine kinase, with translation MFLENTVNHTEQFGWIEVICGSMFSGKTEELIRRLRRAQLAKQRVEIFKPTVDTRYDEEEVVSHNENRIRSTPVPASSNIRLLANNVDVVGIDEAQFFDDEIVAVCNDLANRGIRVIVAGLDMDFKGNPFGPMPALMATAEYVTKVHAVCTRTGNLAHYSFRKAQNDDLVLLGETQEYEPLSRAAYYKAMKALNKESTNE, from the coding sequence ATGTTTCTTGAAAATACGGTAAATCATACAGAACAATTTGGGTGGATAGAAGTAATTTGTGGCTCTATGTTTTCTGGAAAAACAGAAGAACTTATAAGACGCTTAAGAAGAGCACAATTAGCAAAACAACGTGTTGAAATCTTTAAACCAACCGTTGATACCCGCTACGATGAAGAAGAAGTAGTTTCTCATAATGAAAACAGAATTAGGTCTACTCCAGTACCAGCATCTTCCAATATTAGATTATTAGCAAACAATGTAGATGTTGTAGGAATTGATGAAGCACAATTTTTTGATGATGAAATCGTTGCCGTTTGTAATGATTTGGCTAATAGAGGTATTCGTGTAATAGTTGCAGGTTTAGACATGGACTTTAAAGGAAATCCTTTTGGACCAATGCCTGCTTTAATGGCTACTGCTGAATATGTAACCAAAGTACATGCTGTATGCACACGAACTGGAAATTTAGCTCATTATAGTTTTAGAAAAGCACAAAATGATGATTTAGTTTTATTAGGAGAAACGCAAGAGTATGAACCTCTTAGTAGAGCTGCCTATTATAAAGCTATGAAGGCACTTAACAAAGAATCAACCAATGAATAA
- a CDS encoding OsmC family protein has product MAQHTVTTTWKENMQFESDNPSGHKITIDANAESGGNDAGLRPKALMLSSLAGCSGLDVVSLLKKMRITVDDFKMNATGELTDEHPKYYHTVTLNYHFTGTDLDEDKITKAVNLSIEKYCGVMEMFRKFATIKTNIHFHQK; this is encoded by the coding sequence ATGGCACAACATACTGTAACTACTACTTGGAAAGAAAACATGCAATTTGAAAGTGATAATCCTAGTGGACATAAGATAACCATTGATGCAAATGCTGAAAGCGGAGGTAATGATGCTGGATTAAGACCTAAAGCACTTATGTTATCTTCTTTAGCTGGTTGTTCTGGTTTAGATGTAGTTTCTTTATTAAAAAAAATGCGTATCACGGTTGATGACTTTAAAATGAATGCTACTGGTGAGCTTACAGATGAACACCCAAAGTATTACCATACCGTTACCCTTAACTATCATTTTACAGGTACAGATTTAGATGAAGACAAAATAACTAAAGCCGTAAATTTGTCTATTGAAAAGTATTGTGGTGTAATGGAAATGTTTAGAAAATTTGCCACTATAAAAACTAACATCCATTTTCATCAGAAATAA
- a CDS encoding DUF4254 domain-containing protein, with amino-acid sequence MFTAKANKIFEEVINDYHIIDDVYQSFINKYDEKEDLISHLLYRKCWIDTVQWHYEDIIRDPNIDPVAALDLKRKIDASNQDRTDMVEYIDAYFLEQYKEVNPKSDATINTESPAWGVDRLSILALKVYHMKEEATREDASEEHRNNCQKKLDVLLEQQVDLSTAIDTLLSDIEKGDKYMKVYKQMKMYNDDELNPVLRSQK; translated from the coding sequence ATGTTTACTGCAAAAGCAAATAAAATTTTTGAAGAAGTTATAAATGATTATCATATAATTGATGACGTTTATCAGAGTTTCATAAATAAATATGATGAGAAAGAAGATTTAATTTCACATTTGCTATATAGAAAATGTTGGATTGATACTGTACAATGGCATTATGAAGATATTATTAGAGATCCTAATATTGACCCAGTAGCTGCTTTGGATTTAAAACGAAAAATAGATGCATCTAATCAAGATCGGACTGATATGGTAGAGTATATTGATGCTTATTTTTTAGAACAATATAAAGAAGTAAATCCCAAAAGTGATGCAACTATAAATACAGAAAGCCCAGCTTGGGGAGTTGATAGATTATCTATTTTAGCATTGAAAGTTTACCATATGAAAGAAGAAGCTACTAGAGAAGATGCTTCAGAAGAACATAGAAATAACTGTCAAAAAAAATTAGATGTTTTATTAGAACAACAAGTTGATTTATCTACAGCAATAGATACTTTACTTTCTGATATAGAAAAAGGAGATAAATACATGAAGGTGTATAAGCAGATGAAGATGTACAATGATGATGAATTAAATCCTGTTTTACGCTCACAAAAATAA
- the rimP gene encoding ribosome assembly cofactor RimP, translating into MNQNKVRELTQEALDENESLFLIDLQFHKNNKITVIVDGDNGVPLSECVRISRNIEHNLDREEEDFSLEVTTPDIAHPLTAKRQYKKNINRILKVKTETEDFEGTLTHVTDEEITIQWKTREPKPVGKGKHTVEKTKTLPYANIKEAKVKIIF; encoded by the coding sequence ATGAACCAAAACAAAGTAAGGGAGTTAACACAGGAAGCATTAGATGAAAATGAATCATTGTTTTTAATTGATTTGCAATTTCATAAAAACAATAAAATCACAGTGATTGTTGATGGAGACAATGGTGTTCCTTTAAGTGAATGTGTACGTATAAGTAGAAATATTGAACATAACTTAGATAGAGAAGAAGAAGATTTTTCTTTAGAAGTTACTACTCCAGATATAGCACATCCTTTAACTGCTAAAAGACAATATAAAAAAAACATCAATAGAATTCTAAAAGTCAAAACCGAAACAGAAGACTTTGAAGGTACTTTAACCCATGTTACTGATGAAGAAATCACTATACAATGGAAAACTAGAGAACCCAAACCTGTTGGTAAAGGAAAGCATACAGTAGAGAAAACAAAAACACTACCTTATGCTAATATTAAAGAAGCAAAAGTGAAGATTATATTTTAA
- a CDS encoding phosphatase PAP2 family protein → MIRLSILFLILSNFYCIAQQSLTSSQKFHKTSGDVLVATLPALALGSTFIWDDETNGTLQFTKAFLLTTATVYALKLTIDKERPNGDSLNSFPSGHTAISFTSAAFLQKRYGWKIGIPAYILASYVGYSRIESKNHDEWDVFIGAILGTGIAYLFTKPYKPNRLNISLNTIDRYTTVGITYTF, encoded by the coding sequence ATGATAAGGCTGAGTATTTTATTTCTCATTTTAAGTAACTTTTACTGTATAGCACAACAGTCATTGACAAGTAGTCAAAAGTTTCATAAAACATCAGGAGATGTTTTAGTAGCTACTTTGCCTGCATTAGCATTAGGCTCTACATTTATTTGGGATGATGAAACTAATGGTACATTGCAATTTACTAAAGCCTTTCTATTAACAACAGCTACTGTTTATGCTTTAAAACTAACTATTGATAAAGAGCGTCCTAATGGAGATAGTTTAAATAGTTTTCCTTCTGGACACACTGCTATTTCTTTTACAAGTGCTGCATTCTTACAAAAAAGATATGGATGGAAAATAGGAATTCCTGCTTATATATTAGCTTCCTATGTGGGTTATTCTAGAATAGAGTCCAAAAATCATGATGAATGGGACGTTTTTATAGGAGCCATACTAGGAACAGGTATTGCCTATTTATTTACAAAACCCTACAAACCAAATCGGTTAAATATTTCATTAAACACTATAGATAGATATACGACTGTAGGTATAACATATACTTTTTAA
- a CDS encoding carboxymuconolactone decarboxylase family protein — MPLVTPLSADHDLETKELAEFFNETLGFCPNSVLTMQRRPAISKAFINLNKAVMANEGRVTSALKRMIAWVSSNATGCRYCQAHAIRAAERYGAEQEQLDNIWEYKTHSAFNDAERAALDFSLAASQVPNMVGEKIKEELYKHWNEGEIVEMLGVISLFGYLNRWNDSMGTSIEDGAVESGEQYLGKHGWEKGKHV, encoded by the coding sequence ATGCCATTAGTAACACCGTTATCTGCTGACCATGATTTAGAAACAAAAGAATTAGCCGAATTTTTTAATGAAACTTTAGGTTTTTGTCCAAACTCTGTTTTAACAATGCAAAGGAGACCGGCCATTTCTAAAGCTTTCATAAACCTTAATAAAGCAGTAATGGCGAATGAAGGTAGGGTAACTTCTGCTTTAAAAAGAATGATTGCTTGGGTTTCTAGTAATGCTACTGGATGTAGATATTGCCAAGCACATGCTATTAGAGCGGCAGAACGTTATGGAGCAGAGCAGGAGCAACTAGATAATATTTGGGAATACAAAACACATTCAGCTTTTAATGACGCTGAACGCGCAGCTTTAGATTTTTCATTAGCTGCTAGTCAAGTGCCTAATATGGTGGGTGAAAAAATAAAAGAAGAACTTTACAAACATTGGAATGAAGGAGAGATTGTAGAAATGCTAGGTGTAATTTCTTTATTTGGTTACTTAAATAGATGGAATGATTCTATGGGAACTAGTATTGAAGATGGTGCTGTAGAAAGCGGTGAGCAATATTTAGGAAAACATGGATGGGAAAAAGGAAAGCATGTTTAG
- the nusA gene encoding transcription termination factor NusA, producing the protein MENIALIESFSEFKDNKSIDRVTLMSILEEVFRAALKRKFGSDENFDIIINPDKGDLEIWRNRVVVADGMSEDDNEEIELSEARKIEPDFEIGEDVSEEVKLIDLGRRAILALRQNLISKIHEHDSTNIFKQFKDLEGEIYSAEVHHIRHNAVILLDDEGNEIVLPKGEQIRSDFFRKGDTVRGVIKSVELRGNKPSIILSRTAPNFLVKLFEQEIPEVFDGLITIQGVARIPGDKAKIAVDSYDDRIDPVGACVGVKGSRIHGIVRELGNENIDVINFTKNEQLFISRALSPAKVISVSIEKFEEEKGNKKGRVNVLLKPEEVSKAIGRSGVNIRLASELTGYEIDVQREGIEEEDVELTEFSDEIEAWVIEEFKKIGLDTAKSVLEKDVSMLVQRTDLEEETIVEVQRILKEEFED; encoded by the coding sequence ATGGAAAATATTGCGTTAATCGAATCGTTTTCAGAATTTAAAGACAACAAAAGCATTGATAGAGTAACACTTATGTCTATTTTAGAAGAAGTGTTTAGAGCTGCTTTAAAACGTAAGTTTGGATCAGATGAAAACTTTGACATCATCATAAACCCTGATAAAGGAGATTTAGAAATCTGGAGAAATAGAGTTGTAGTTGCTGATGGAATGTCTGAGGATGATAACGAAGAAATTGAATTATCTGAAGCAAGAAAAATAGAACCTGATTTTGAAATAGGTGAAGATGTGTCTGAGGAGGTTAAATTGATTGACTTAGGTAGGAGAGCAATTTTAGCTTTACGTCAAAACCTTATTTCAAAAATTCATGAGCATGATAGCACCAACATCTTCAAACAATTTAAAGATTTAGAAGGTGAAATTTATAGTGCTGAAGTGCATCATATACGACATAATGCCGTAATTTTATTAGATGACGAAGGAAATGAAATTGTATTACCAAAAGGTGAACAAATTAGGTCTGATTTCTTTAGAAAAGGAGATACTGTCAGAGGTGTTATTAAATCTGTAGAGCTTAGAGGTAATAAGCCTTCAATTATTTTGTCAAGAACTGCACCTAATTTCTTAGTTAAATTATTTGAGCAAGAAATTCCAGAGGTTTTTGATGGTTTAATTACTATTCAAGGAGTAGCTAGAATACCTGGAGATAAAGCTAAAATAGCTGTTGACTCTTATGACGATCGTATTGATCCTGTTGGAGCTTGTGTTGGTGTAAAAGGATCACGTATACATGGTATTGTTCGTGAATTAGGTAATGAGAATATTGATGTTATTAATTTTACTAAAAACGAGCAATTATTTATATCAAGAGCACTAAGTCCTGCGAAAGTAATTTCTGTAAGTATTGAGAAATTTGAAGAGGAAAAAGGAAATAAAAAAGGACGTGTAAATGTATTATTAAAACCAGAAGAAGTATCTAAAGCAATTGGTAGATCAGGTGTAAATATACGTTTAGCAAGTGAATTAACAGGATATGAGATAGACGTACAACGTGAGGGAATAGAAGAAGAAGATGTAGAATTAACAGAGTTTTCAGATGAAATAGAAGCTTGGGTAATTGAGGAATTCAAAAAAATTGGATTGGACACAGCCAAGAGTGTACTTGAAAAAGATGTATCTATGTTAGTTCAAAGAACAGACTTAGAAGAAGAAACTATTGTTGAAGTACAACGAATTTTAAAAGAAGAATTCGAAGACTAA
- the mscL gene encoding large-conductance mechanosensitive channel protein MscL: MLKEFKDFAMKGNLVDIAVGFVMGAAFNKVVSSFTGGIVSPLIGLIFNADFKDLKYVIKEGVADDAGKITGEVAVLYGEFLTNVIDFIIVAFVMFMIVKGVNAMKKKEEPAPEAPKGPSQEELLTQIRDLLKK; the protein is encoded by the coding sequence ATGCTCAAAGAGTTTAAAGACTTTGCCATGAAAGGCAACCTAGTGGACATTGCAGTAGGTTTTGTTATGGGTGCTGCTTTTAACAAAGTAGTTTCTTCATTTACTGGAGGAATTGTTTCTCCACTAATCGGTTTAATTTTCAATGCAGACTTTAAAGATTTAAAGTATGTTATTAAGGAAGGAGTAGCTGATGACGCAGGCAAAATAACAGGAGAAGTAGCCGTTTTATATGGTGAATTTTTAACCAATGTTATCGACTTTATAATTGTAGCATTTGTAATGTTTATGATTGTTAAAGGAGTGAATGCAATGAAGAAAAAAGAAGAGCCAGCTCCAGAAGCTCCAAAAGGGCCATCTCAAGAAGAGTTATTAACTCAAATTAGAGATTTATTAAAGAAATAA
- the alr gene encoding alanine racemase yields MNNHVTVLEINAHAVLHNLAYFKQKLQPTTKVLVVVKAFGYGSEAVEIAKIVQEHVDYFAVAYTDEGVILREAGIKTPILVLHPQLPNLNILVKYHLEPNLYNFKIFDAFLKLADEKPLMNYPIHIKFNTGLNRLGFWHSDVPTIISSLKKSNNVKVQSIFSHLAASEDLNEQEFTVNQINNFAYIIKQVYQHLGYEPMIHILNTSGIINYPKAQFDMVRLGIGLYGFGNHPQETANLKNTHSLKSIISQIHIVQPGETVGYNRAFVASQSTKTATIPIGHADGISRKLGNKNGFVIINNQPAPIIGNVCMDMIMADVTKIDCKENDEVIIFNHQQHIEYMAHKCETIPYEILTALSQRIKRLVKK; encoded by the coding sequence ATGAATAATCATGTAACTGTATTAGAAATTAATGCCCATGCTGTTTTGCATAACTTGGCATACTTCAAACAAAAATTACAACCTACTACTAAAGTATTAGTTGTAGTAAAAGCTTTTGGCTACGGAAGTGAAGCTGTAGAAATTGCCAAAATTGTACAAGAACATGTTGATTATTTTGCAGTTGCTTATACTGATGAAGGTGTTATACTTAGAGAAGCTGGAATAAAAACACCTATTTTAGTTTTACATCCACAACTTCCTAATTTGAATATACTTGTAAAGTACCATTTAGAGCCTAATCTTTATAATTTTAAAATTTTTGATGCCTTTTTAAAATTAGCAGATGAGAAACCTTTAATGAACTACCCTATCCATATTAAGTTTAATACGGGATTAAATAGGTTAGGTTTTTGGCACTCAGATGTCCCTACTATCATTAGTAGTTTAAAAAAATCTAACAACGTAAAGGTACAATCTATATTCTCACATCTTGCTGCTAGTGAAGATTTAAACGAACAAGAGTTTACAGTAAATCAAATTAACAACTTTGCTTACATCATAAAACAAGTATATCAACACTTAGGTTACGAACCTATGATTCATATTTTGAACACTTCAGGTATTATAAACTACCCAAAGGCTCAATTTGATATGGTCCGATTAGGTATTGGCTTATATGGTTTTGGAAATCATCCACAAGAAACGGCAAACCTAAAAAACACACACAGTTTAAAATCAATTATTTCTCAAATTCATATTGTACAACCTGGAGAAACTGTTGGTTATAATAGAGCTTTTGTGGCAAGTCAATCAACTAAAACAGCTACAATACCTATAGGTCATGCAGATGGTATTTCTAGAAAACTTGGTAATAAAAATGGATTTGTTATTATCAATAATCAACCCGCTCCTATAATAGGTAATGTTTGTATGGATATGATTATGGCTGATGTTACCAAAATTGATTGCAAAGAAAATGACGAAGTCATTATTTTCAACCACCAACAACATATAGAGTATATGGCACATAAATGTGAAACTATTCCTTATGAAATATTAACCGCCTTATCCCAAAGAATTAAAAGATTAGTAAAGAAGTAA